A portion of the Bacillus thuringiensis genome contains these proteins:
- a CDS encoding NupC/NupG family nucleoside CNT transporter: protein MNLLWGIGGVIGVLAIAFLLSSNRKAVNWRTILIALALQMSFSFIVLRWDAGKAGLKHAADGVQGLINFSYEGIRFVAGDLVNAKGPWGFIFVIQALLPIVFISSLVAILYHFGIMQKFVSVVGGALSKLLGTSKAESLNSVTTVFLGQTEAPILIKPYLARLTNSEFFTIMVSGMTAVAGSVLVGYAAMGIPLEHLLAAAIMAAPSSLLIAKLIMPETEKVDNNVELSTEREDANVIDAAARGASEGMQLVINVAAMLMAFIALIALLNGLLGWVGSWFDIKLSLDLIFGYLLSPFAILIGVSPGEAVQAASFIGQKLAINEFVAYANLGPHMAEFSAKTNLILTFAICGFANFSSIAIQLGVTGTLAPTRRKQIAQLGIKAVIAGTLANFLNAAVAGMMFL from the coding sequence ATGAATCTTTTATGGGGAATTGGCGGCGTGATTGGAGTATTAGCAATTGCTTTCTTACTATCTTCCAACCGCAAAGCTGTTAATTGGCGCACAATTTTAATTGCGCTAGCATTACAAATGTCATTTTCATTTATCGTGTTACGATGGGATGCTGGTAAAGCAGGTTTAAAACACGCTGCTGATGGTGTTCAAGGATTAATTAATTTTTCTTACGAGGGAATTAGGTTCGTTGCTGGGGATTTAGTCAACGCAAAAGGCCCTTGGGGATTTATCTTCGTTATTCAAGCACTACTTCCAATCGTATTTATTAGTTCATTAGTAGCAATCTTATATCATTTCGGTATTATGCAGAAATTTGTTAGCGTCGTTGGTGGTGCATTAAGTAAACTTCTTGGCACTTCTAAAGCAGAAAGCTTAAACTCAGTAACGACTGTATTTTTAGGACAAACTGAAGCTCCAATTTTAATTAAACCTTACTTAGCACGCTTAACAAATAGTGAATTCTTCACTATTATGGTAAGCGGTATGACAGCTGTTGCTGGATCTGTTCTTGTCGGCTATGCAGCAATGGGTATTCCGTTAGAGCACTTATTAGCAGCTGCAATTATGGCAGCTCCATCAAGCTTATTAATTGCAAAATTAATCATGCCAGAGACAGAAAAAGTAGATAATAACGTTGAACTTTCTACAGAACGTGAAGATGCAAACGTTATCGATGCAGCTGCACGCGGTGCATCTGAAGGTATGCAACTTGTTATTAACGTAGCAGCAATGTTAATGGCTTTCATCGCATTAATCGCTTTATTAAATGGATTATTAGGATGGGTTGGTTCTTGGTTCGATATTAAACTTAGCCTTGATTTAATCTTCGGTTACTTATTATCACCATTTGCAATCTTAATCGGTGTTTCTCCAGGTGAAGCTGTACAAGCAGCAAGCTTTATCGGTCAAAAACTTGCAATTAACGAATTCGTTGCATACGCAAACTTAGGACCACACATGGCAGAGTTCTCTGCAAAAACAAATCTAATTTTAACATTCGCAATCTGTGGATTCGCAAACTTCTCTTCTATCGCAATTCAGTTAGGTGTAACAGGAACGCTAGCTCCTACTCGCCGTAAACAAATTGCACAATTAGGGATTAAAGCAGTTATCGCTGGTACACTAGCGAACTTCTTAAACGCAGCAGTTGCAGGTATGATGTTCCTATAA
- a CDS encoding diguanylate cyclase, translated as MKDKFYKILSMWILQIVFYFTTVHMTNYEHSLIFTIIYVIVNVLFLFLADKTAFIFFILGTIISVFYLFYEAWLHLWSTSDQWQYIITHFLMAANFFIVYITTHLLKKVIHENKTLTERVRTLEQYIGESKLLTRQEFERRQALLTTAMNRRNETGFIVYFDFTSFSKYTKESVMDRVASLLVETVRNDFDLAAEYDNNTLVILLQNTNEAGADIVMNRLKPKMEQWLAAEAIRDIKISREQIGNKGQTLL; from the coding sequence GTGAAAGATAAGTTCTATAAAATCCTCTCTATGTGGATTCTACAAATTGTATTTTATTTTACTACTGTACATATGACGAATTATGAGCATTCGCTCATTTTTACAATAATATACGTAATCGTAAATGTACTATTCTTATTTTTAGCTGACAAAACAGCATTTATTTTCTTCATACTAGGAACCATTATTTCCGTATTTTATTTGTTTTATGAAGCATGGCTTCATTTATGGAGTACATCAGATCAATGGCAATATATCATTACCCACTTCCTGATGGCAGCTAACTTCTTCATTGTATACATAACAACTCACCTATTGAAAAAAGTTATTCATGAAAATAAAACTTTAACTGAGCGTGTGAGAACGTTGGAACAATATATTGGAGAATCAAAATTACTAACAAGACAAGAATTCGAGAGACGCCAAGCTTTATTAACGACTGCAATGAATCGTCGTAATGAAACAGGCTTTATTGTTTACTTTGATTTCACTTCCTTTAGTAAATATACGAAGGAAAGTGTTATGGACCGTGTAGCTTCCTTATTAGTTGAAACGGTAAGGAATGATTTTGACCTTGCTGCTGAATATGATAATAATACACTAGTTATTTTATTACAAAACACAAATGAAGCTGGTGCTGACATTGTAATGAACCGCCTAAAGCCAAAAATGGAGCAATGGCTTGCAGCTGAAGCAATCCGAGATATAAAAATTTCACGCGAGCAAATTGGAAACAAAGGACAGACATTGTTATGA
- a CDS encoding glycosyltransferase family 2 protein — MMTLVILLLFLLFCVLVFWISITFSIKYVLIFTAFLFSGLLVYYSFLTIAGLIHRNSKRKDRTLEHYPSVDIFIPAHNEGVVIKDTLEAMAKIEYPGKLTIYLLNDNSQDETPEIGDDFEKAYAHIRHIRVPSGEPKGKSRVLNYGLSISDGEYFCVYDADNQPEPHALRMLVEHAETTEDAVGAVGHVRTVNEKRNWLTRMISLEFQIFQLLMQSGRWLLFQTGSLTGTNMLLRRSALEELGGYDPYAIAEDAELTLRITQKGYLLPIVPESVTWEQEPEHLKILIKQRTRWLQGNLYILEKMFSSLSFFKGKLLVHSLQQVLVYVVFWLFLIISNVWFVIGLLGIFQIQYSIPLLFMWYVAYITYVSQLFSAQSVERTFTPTNIFISVIMYFTYAQLFTYLFIRSLILYLRAKSKKQVIGWDKTVRFKKDK; from the coding sequence ATGATGACTCTCGTTATACTTCTTTTATTTCTTCTGTTTTGCGTACTCGTTTTTTGGATCAGTATCACATTTTCAATTAAATATGTACTTATTTTTACGGCCTTTCTATTCTCTGGCTTACTCGTTTACTACTCTTTCTTAACAATCGCGGGCTTAATCCATCGAAATAGTAAACGAAAAGATCGTACGCTAGAACATTATCCGAGCGTCGATATTTTCATACCTGCTCATAATGAAGGGGTCGTTATTAAAGATACTTTAGAGGCAATGGCGAAGATTGAATATCCAGGAAAGCTAACCATTTATTTATTAAATGATAACTCTCAAGATGAAACACCTGAAATCGGCGATGATTTCGAAAAAGCTTATGCCCACATTCGTCACATTCGTGTTCCGTCCGGTGAACCGAAGGGTAAATCACGCGTATTAAACTACGGCCTTAGTATTTCAGATGGTGAATACTTCTGTGTTTACGATGCAGATAACCAGCCTGAACCACACGCACTGCGAATGCTTGTAGAGCACGCTGAAACAACTGAAGATGCTGTTGGAGCTGTTGGACATGTTCGTACAGTAAACGAAAAAAGAAACTGGCTGACGCGAATGATTTCACTAGAATTTCAAATCTTCCAGCTCCTTATGCAATCTGGACGCTGGTTACTATTCCAAACGGGCTCACTGACAGGAACAAACATGCTTCTTCGTCGCTCCGCACTAGAAGAGCTTGGTGGCTATGACCCTTATGCAATTGCAGAAGATGCTGAATTAACATTACGAATTACACAAAAAGGTTATCTCTTACCAATCGTCCCAGAATCAGTTACTTGGGAACAAGAACCAGAGCATTTAAAAATCCTTATTAAACAACGTACACGTTGGCTCCAAGGGAATTTATACATTTTAGAAAAAATGTTCTCGTCATTAAGCTTCTTTAAAGGAAAACTGCTCGTTCATTCCTTACAACAAGTTCTAGTGTATGTTGTATTTTGGCTATTCCTAATCATTTCGAACGTTTGGTTTGTAATTGGGCTACTCGGGATATTCCAAATTCAATATAGCATTCCGCTACTATTTATGTGGTATGTCGCATATATTACATATGTTTCTCAATTATTTAGTGCCCAGAGTGTCGAACGAACCTTTACACCGACTAATATTTTTATTAGCGTTATTATGTACTTTACGTACGCACAGCTCTTTACGTACTTATTTATTCGTAGCTTAATCTTATACTTACGTGCAAAGAGTAAGAAACAAGTCATCGGCTGGGATAAGACAGTTCGATTCAAAAAAGATAAATAA
- the opuD gene encoding glycine betaine transporter OpuD: MRKLTKTFIVSLTLCIAFTIWGIIPESIIGKGSLGNVTTAIQTALVSKFGWFYIISVSIILGVSIFLIVSKYGSIRLGKDDDEPDYSYMTWFAMLFSAGMGIGLVFWGVAEPLNHLYAPPFGEGATEESARLALRFSFFHWGLHPWGLYAFVALCIAYFTFRKGKASTISATVGSLFKGGEHGRIAHSFDVLAVFATVFGVATSLGLGAKQIAGGVSYLTSIPNSLTTQLVIIAIVTVLFMLSAQTGLDKGIKYLSNANIILAFALMIIVLFAGPTNFIMNYFTSTIGSYIQELPSMSFRLSPLDEGGNQWIQSWTIFYWAWWIAWSPFVGTFIARVSRGRTIREFVIGVLLVPTVIGALWFSVFGGTGIHMELFSDAHVFEKIKEMGTEVGLFAMFDQMGSFGSALSVLAILLISTFFITSADSATFVLGMLTTHGSLNPPNRIKMIWGIVLAAIASTLLYIGGLEALQTAAIIAAFPFVFVIFFMMAALFKELQKEGRMKRH, from the coding sequence ATGAGGAAACTGACAAAAACATTCATCGTTTCATTAACATTATGTATTGCATTTACAATTTGGGGGATTATTCCCGAATCTATTATTGGAAAAGGTAGCTTAGGAAATGTAACAACCGCAATTCAAACTGCATTAGTTAGTAAGTTTGGGTGGTTTTATATTATTTCCGTTTCTATTATTTTAGGTGTATCTATCTTTTTAATTGTTTCGAAATACGGTTCTATTCGCTTAGGTAAAGATGATGACGAACCTGATTATAGTTATATGACATGGTTTGCTATGTTATTTAGTGCTGGTATGGGTATCGGCTTAGTTTTCTGGGGCGTTGCCGAACCATTAAACCATTTATACGCACCTCCGTTTGGAGAAGGTGCAACTGAGGAAAGTGCACGCCTTGCACTGCGTTTTTCATTTTTCCATTGGGGATTACATCCTTGGGGACTATATGCGTTTGTAGCGTTATGTATTGCTTATTTTACCTTTAGAAAAGGAAAAGCGAGTACGATTAGTGCAACAGTAGGTTCGTTATTTAAGGGCGGGGAACACGGACGTATTGCTCATTCGTTTGATGTGTTAGCTGTTTTCGCGACTGTGTTTGGTGTTGCAACATCATTAGGTCTTGGCGCAAAACAAATTGCAGGTGGTGTTAGCTATTTAACATCTATCCCGAACTCCTTAACGACACAGTTGGTTATTATTGCAATCGTAACAGTTCTTTTCATGTTATCTGCTCAAACAGGTCTTGATAAAGGAATTAAATATTTAAGTAATGCGAACATTATTTTGGCATTTGCACTTATGATTATTGTATTATTTGCAGGTCCAACAAACTTTATTATGAATTACTTCACTTCAACAATTGGTTCTTATATTCAAGAATTGCCAAGCATGAGTTTCCGATTAAGTCCTTTAGACGAAGGCGGAAATCAATGGATTCAGTCATGGACAATTTTCTATTGGGCATGGTGGATTGCATGGTCACCGTTCGTAGGTACGTTTATTGCTCGTGTTTCACGAGGTCGTACAATTCGTGAGTTTGTTATCGGTGTGTTACTTGTACCGACCGTAATAGGTGCACTTTGGTTCTCAGTTTTCGGCGGGACTGGTATTCACATGGAGCTGTTTAGTGATGCACATGTCTTTGAAAAAATTAAAGAGATGGGAACAGAAGTAGGATTATTCGCTATGTTTGATCAAATGGGAAGCTTTGGATCAGCTTTATCTGTTTTAGCGATTCTTCTTATTTCTACATTCTTTATTACATCTGCAGACTCTGCAACATTCGTTTTAGGGATGTTAACGACACATGGTAGTTTAAACCCACCAAATCGTATTAAAATGATTTGGGGTATCGTTCTAGCCGCGATAGCTTCAACCTTATTATATATTGGCGGATTAGAAGCATTACAAACAGCAGCTATCATTGCAGCATTCCCATTCGTCTTTGTTATTTTCTTTATGATGGCAGCATTATTTAAAGAGTTACAAAAAGAAGGACGTATGAAGCGGCATTAA
- a CDS encoding cell wall-binding protein EntA — MKKLIGIATAAVFGLGIFTSSANAETVVTTDVLNVRENPTMESKVVGKLLNGNKIDVQNTENGWSKITLDGKDAFVSAEFTKSIYYVTANVLNVRAEANTNSEILGKLKKDDVIETTNQVQNEWLQFEYNGKTAYVHVPFLTGTAPVIEKQETTVPAKAEAPAKAQAPAAQAKPAAKPAVKAAETSEPSGGRELTVVATAYTAHPSENGGTYGGRVLTAMGHDLTANPNMKMIAVDPKVIPLGSKVWVEGYGEAIAGDTGGAIKGNRIDILLGSDSAAQKWGRKTVKVKILK; from the coding sequence ATGAAAAAATTAATTGGAATAGCAACAGCAGCAGTTTTTGGTCTTGGGATTTTCACATCATCTGCTAATGCAGAAACTGTTGTAACAACAGACGTACTAAACGTACGCGAAAACCCTACTATGGAATCAAAAGTTGTCGGTAAATTACTAAACGGTAATAAAATAGATGTTCAAAATACAGAGAACGGATGGTCAAAAATTACTTTAGACGGTAAAGACGCATTCGTAAGTGCAGAGTTCACAAAAAGCATCTACTACGTAACAGCTAACGTATTAAACGTACGTGCTGAAGCGAACACAAACTCAGAAATTCTTGGAAAGTTGAAGAAAGACGATGTAATCGAAACAACGAACCAAGTACAAAATGAGTGGTTACAATTTGAATATAACGGGAAAACAGCTTACGTTCACGTTCCTTTCTTAACAGGTACAGCGCCTGTAATTGAGAAACAAGAAACGACTGTTCCTGCTAAAGCTGAAGCACCAGCTAAGGCTCAAGCACCTGCAGCACAAGCAAAACCAGCTGCTAAGCCTGCTGTGAAAGCTGCTGAAACTAGCGAACCATCTGGTGGTCGTGAGTTAACAGTTGTAGCTACAGCATATACAGCTCACCCGAGCGAAAACGGTGGCACATATGGCGGCCGTGTATTAACTGCAATGGGTCATGATTTAACTGCGAATCCAAACATGAAAATGATCGCTGTTGACCCGAAAGTAATCCCATTAGGATCTAAAGTATGGGTAGAAGGTTACGGAGAAGCTATCGCTGGAGATACTGGTGGTGCAATTAAAGGTAACCGTATCGATATCTTACTTGGATCAGATAGTGCTGCTCAAAAATGGGGACGCAAAACTGTTAAAGTGAAAATTTTAAAATAA
- a CDS encoding DUF3910 family protein has product MNVQAKVDWIGTPKPYIYKDEVTYNATSIDFSLAGDDNRYKLIVLKSKNNTHYKIVQYGIKPGSQKPFPIDIPFEQNMLPIIEQILYDPYVQAILKKTYS; this is encoded by the coding sequence ATGAATGTACAAGCAAAAGTAGACTGGATTGGTACGCCAAAGCCGTACATATATAAAGATGAAGTAACATATAACGCTACTTCTATTGATTTCTCACTCGCTGGCGATGATAACCGCTATAAGTTAATTGTGCTCAAGTCTAAAAACAATACACATTACAAAATTGTGCAATATGGAATAAAACCAGGTTCTCAAAAGCCATTTCCTATCGACATTCCATTTGAACAAAACATGTTACCAATTATAGAACAGATATTATATGATCCATATGTACAAGCGATATTAAAGAAAACGTACTCATAA
- a CDS encoding zinc ribbon domain-containing protein, giving the protein MKFCGTCKKNVADHLNFCPECGSKVEVIVDNTAASYTELQSETKPVKSKKNLFLIIGFAIIVILLFGAYKFGAYKFSKEKQVNVMIEAFQKKDINAIDEFVKANDSSLKIKTEDIKAYMRYLKENPSYNKQLLSYLQKETVDQKLTKDKPAFKDGEIVEEGKEWFLYPKYKFSMKSYYVNVSTTAKNAEIYVNDKKEAELSSDKNSKELGPYFPGTYVVKATAKTELTELETEKEVDLADEQSEKVKVDLSLEGKYVSISSDESDATVFVNGKKRGKLSYGSYKLGPVSTDETVEVHLEKTTDFGVMKSESIKIGDQSTYYLKFPKETSNSAVGEFVRNHIYDNVRAISLNDFSLIENNYDKSGKSYKEDRDYIQYLHKKGITEDLLTMEVRNVERQSDTKYKVTTYEEYHIRYGDGSVKFKSFNNEHIVTVNGNGKMLYYSLGANNTLKSEDVSGPTR; this is encoded by the coding sequence TTGAAGTTTTGTGGAACATGTAAAAAGAACGTTGCAGACCATTTGAACTTTTGTCCTGAGTGTGGGAGTAAAGTAGAAGTAATCGTTGATAACACTGCTGCTTCATATACAGAATTACAAAGCGAGACAAAACCAGTGAAAAGTAAGAAAAATTTATTTTTAATCATTGGTTTTGCTATTATTGTTATTTTATTATTTGGGGCATATAAATTTGGAGCATATAAGTTTTCAAAAGAAAAGCAAGTAAATGTAATGATTGAAGCATTCCAAAAGAAAGATATTAACGCAATTGATGAGTTTGTGAAAGCAAATGATTCAAGTTTAAAGATTAAGACAGAGGATATTAAAGCGTACATGCGTTATTTAAAAGAGAATCCTTCTTACAACAAACAATTGTTGTCTTATTTACAGAAAGAGACAGTAGATCAAAAGTTAACAAAAGATAAACCTGCATTTAAAGACGGGGAAATAGTAGAAGAGGGAAAAGAGTGGTTCTTATATCCAAAGTATAAGTTCAGCATGAAATCTTATTATGTGAATGTAAGTACAACTGCAAAGAATGCAGAAATATATGTGAATGACAAAAAAGAAGCAGAACTTTCTAGTGATAAAAATTCGAAAGAGTTGGGGCCATACTTCCCAGGTACATATGTTGTAAAGGCAACGGCGAAGACAGAACTTACTGAATTAGAAACAGAGAAAGAAGTAGATTTAGCGGATGAGCAGAGCGAGAAAGTGAAAGTGGATTTATCGCTTGAAGGCAAGTATGTAAGCATTTCTTCTGATGAAAGTGATGCAACTGTATTTGTGAACGGGAAAAAACGTGGAAAATTAAGTTATGGAAGTTATAAACTTGGCCCTGTATCCACAGATGAAACAGTAGAAGTACATTTAGAGAAAACTACTGATTTTGGTGTGATGAAATCTGAAAGTATTAAAATTGGAGACCAAAGCACGTATTACTTAAAATTCCCGAAAGAAACATCAAATTCAGCAGTGGGCGAATTTGTAAGAAATCATATTTATGATAACGTACGTGCAATTTCATTAAATGATTTTAGTTTAATTGAAAATAATTATGATAAGAGCGGGAAATCGTATAAGGAAGACCGTGATTATATACAGTATTTACACAAAAAAGGAATTACGGAAGACTTATTAACGATGGAAGTTCGTAATGTAGAGCGTCAAAGTGATACGAAATATAAAGTAACGACATATGAAGAGTATCATATTCGTTACGGTGATGGATCTGTGAAGTTCAAAAGTTTTAATAACGAACATATTGTAACTGTGAATGGAAATGGAAAGATGTTGTATTATTCTCTTGGTGCAAATAATACGTTGAAATCAGAAGATGTATCTGGTCCAACTCGTTAA
- a CDS encoding zinc ribbon domain-containing protein — MYCRTCGKQHGEEVNYCPNEGSMEIAGAIDAITLEKDTAKYCKGCGNENAQKNLYCQKCGYSLFVAKKKEQSVKLPTMDGAPKVEFKADKAVLQKGFIGGAVASILMLIAGWIGSLLFASIISEMFSKFAKELDMLPNFYSSATSTMLSYHLLGFTANDDSGLIFSLSWHTPFTLLLIIPFIIFVGTGIWLGKQHVAKTIKDQIFMASTVGIIYGVFLFIISFIASQSFAIPFSEAGKITVGYSAIKSLLSGFVCGTLFTLLGFIAHTSKNNMAAAFQELMPYGASVYYGVSAMIKGLLVTAVAVCIMALVSKEDGIEPLKEITTLKSESTLLALELTPQLWSMAHFAPLEVSSPALSKEFTGIGKKSKAYESTLSFSFISGVSVNGVELREILISKGANEESLAEFDKVNNVFHYGLLLLIIPLFFMFRAGRKLAKLPTANIYITLAVCSGSYTIMMIVMNMISKFQINVSGTVTGLFGTSGTVLSMQNSFIYLTLFSLIVTYVAAFAGMKLAKK, encoded by the coding sequence ATGTATTGTCGCACATGTGGAAAACAACATGGTGAAGAAGTAAATTATTGTCCAAATGAAGGTAGTATGGAGATTGCAGGAGCTATAGATGCAATAACATTAGAAAAAGATACTGCAAAATACTGCAAAGGTTGTGGCAATGAAAATGCTCAAAAAAATTTATATTGTCAAAAGTGTGGGTATTCTTTATTTGTTGCGAAGAAAAAAGAACAATCTGTAAAATTGCCTACAATGGATGGTGCTCCTAAAGTTGAATTTAAAGCAGATAAAGCCGTTTTACAAAAAGGTTTTATTGGTGGGGCTGTTGCAAGTATTCTCATGTTAATTGCTGGTTGGATTGGTAGTTTATTATTTGCTTCTATAATAAGTGAGATGTTTAGCAAATTTGCGAAAGAATTAGATATGTTGCCGAATTTTTATTCGAGTGCAACTTCTACGATGTTAAGTTATCATTTACTTGGTTTTACAGCTAACGACGATAGTGGATTGATATTTTCTTTATCTTGGCATACTCCATTTACATTACTACTAATCATTCCATTTATTATTTTCGTTGGTACAGGAATTTGGTTAGGGAAACAGCATGTTGCGAAAACGATTAAAGATCAAATTTTTATGGCATCAACAGTTGGTATTATTTATGGCGTCTTTTTATTCATTATAAGTTTTATAGCATCACAATCTTTTGCAATTCCATTCTCAGAAGCAGGTAAGATTACGGTTGGCTATTCAGCGATTAAGAGTTTATTGAGTGGTTTTGTATGTGGGACATTATTTACTTTATTAGGATTTATTGCTCATACAAGCAAAAACAATATGGCAGCAGCATTTCAAGAGTTAATGCCATATGGAGCGTCTGTTTATTACGGTGTTTCAGCTATGATAAAAGGACTTTTAGTAACAGCAGTAGCGGTTTGTATTATGGCGTTAGTAAGTAAGGAAGATGGTATTGAACCATTAAAAGAAATAACAACTTTAAAATCAGAAAGTACATTATTAGCATTAGAGTTAACACCTCAATTATGGAGTATGGCTCATTTTGCGCCGTTAGAAGTATCAAGTCCAGCACTTAGTAAAGAATTTACTGGAATTGGTAAGAAATCAAAAGCATATGAGAGCACACTATCATTTTCATTTATATCAGGCGTCTCTGTAAATGGCGTAGAGCTTAGAGAGATATTGATTTCAAAAGGAGCAAATGAGGAAAGCCTTGCAGAATTTGATAAAGTGAATAACGTATTCCATTATGGTTTATTACTGCTTATTATTCCATTGTTCTTTATGTTTAGAGCGGGAAGAAAGTTAGCTAAATTACCGACTGCCAATATATATATTACATTAGCGGTATGCAGTGGTTCTTACACAATTATGATGATTGTAATGAATATGATTTCTAAGTTCCAAATTAATGTTTCAGGAACTGTAACAGGTTTATTTGGAACAAGTGGAACGGTATTATCTATGCAAAATTCATTTATATATTTAACTTTGTTTAGCTTGATTGTGACATATGTAGCAGCATTTGCTGGAATGAAATTAGCTAAAAAATAG
- a CDS encoding zinc ribbon domain-containing protein yields MSDLQTKLGSGMNKLQEGIEQGKMKLQVAQEIAQLKKGMQVQMQKKAEVLLEVGQQVYVQLRGNGVNEASLKEMIAPVQEFDVAIYQARKRIVELQKQQGEKATCECGGPLSINDKFCGSCGKPNPMLAVENEGETVNCISCNEHIDKNSTYCPVCGIKQSGE; encoded by the coding sequence TTGTCAGATTTACAGACGAAGTTAGGTAGTGGAATGAATAAGTTACAAGAAGGAATAGAACAAGGGAAAATGAAGTTGCAAGTTGCACAAGAAATTGCTCAATTGAAAAAGGGAATGCAAGTGCAAATGCAGAAAAAAGCAGAGGTTCTATTAGAGGTTGGACAGCAAGTGTACGTTCAATTAAGAGGAAATGGAGTAAATGAAGCGAGCTTAAAAGAAATGATTGCTCCAGTTCAAGAATTTGATGTAGCTATTTATCAAGCAAGAAAACGCATTGTTGAATTGCAAAAACAACAAGGTGAAAAAGCTACATGTGAATGTGGTGGACCTTTATCAATAAATGATAAGTTTTGTGGTTCGTGTGGAAAGCCTAACCCAATGTTAGCAGTAGAAAATGAAGGTGAAACGGTAAATTGTATTTCATGTAATGAGCATATCGATAAAAACTCTACTTACTGTCCAGTTTGTGGAATTAAGCAAAGTGGGGAGTGA